The Rhodospirillaceae bacterium genomic sequence ATCGTTGATGGAGTATGCCGCGGAGACGTTGAACTCGTCGGTCACTTGGAAGGATGTTTCGAATTCAATACCCTTCATGTTTGTCTTGCCTAGATTAGTCAGGACGGTGCCGATAAACAACGAAGGCTGCAGTAGGGTGATCGACTGCGGGGTCTGCGCATCGGAGATCGAACCGGTGTAAGCGGTCAACGTCACGGTACCGCGTCCATCCATGAACTTGGACTTGATACCAACATCGAAGGAATCCAACGTCTCTTGTTCGACCTCGAGGCTTGCACCCGTCGCCGCCTCGACCGCTTCCGCAACGCCCGGTGCCAAGCCACCTGGAGAGAGGTTGGAGTTGAACGCACCCGGGCGAGACCCGCGCGCCCACAATGCGAAGATCATGGTGTCATCAGACACGTTGTACTTGAGAGAGACACGCGGCGTGAAGACATTCCACTTACCCTCCACCGGCGTACCCGGACCTGCTGCGTCAGTAGCCCAGAACCTCGGTGAGTCTTTGATCTTGTCAGTCTGGTAGCGGCCTTCAAGTCCGACTTCGAAGTCGTCTGTCACATCGTAGTACACGCTCGCAAAGGCAGAATATGTATTGGTCTGGCGGCGGGCGCCCGGCAGAACCAACGGCGCGCCGAGAGACACATCCCCGATCACCGCACCGACGTCAGAGAAATAAAGGTAGTTGCCGCCGATGCTCCAGCGCAGCCGGTCATCACCGGCCGAGGAAATACGAACTTCTTGCGAGAAATCGCTGGCTTCGCCCTCAAGGCTATAAAGCCAAAACGAATCTGGTCTAAGGGCAGGATTGCCAGCGGCAAACGGATTCACGAAGTTCTCATTCGACCATTCTTGCTGGATGTTGGCATCCTTGGTCCTGTTGTACCCAGTAGTCGCTTCAAGGGTAACATCGTTTTCGAGGGTATAGGCGACCTGCAGATTAGCGTGGTAGTTTATGCTTTTCAGCCCCGGCTTAGTGTTAAAATCACCAAACTGTAGGGCTGGAACCGTCAAATCCAGCCAGCGCTGGTCGACGAACCGTGCGTGTGAATCGTTATCACTCGCTTCAGGAACGGTGCCACAGAACCAATCGAAATCTCCATCGCCATCAACGTCACACGTGTGATCCTCGGCAATGAAGCGGATATGAGCCCCTGGGTTGTCCCTATATTTATACAAGTTGCCGACAGCCCGGATTTCAAGTTGCTCACTGGGGGTGAATTTGAGAGTGCCCCACAGGCTTGACGTCGTCTGGCCACCGAGCGGTTGACTCGTGGAGGAACTTTGATATTGCGCCCCCTCGTTGCGGTGCTCACCGCTGAGCCGGAAAGACACTTTATCTTCCACAAGCGGTCCTTCAACGGACAGACCGAGACGGGTGGTATCGTAGTTGGCGTACTCCGCGACGGCACGACCGCTCCATTCGTCTCCGGGTTCGCGGGTGGTCACACTGATGGCGCCGGAGAACGTGTTACGGCCGAAGGTCGCTGTCTGCGGCCCCTTCAAGACTTCGATGCGCTCGATGTCGAGTGTACCCGGCGTATTTCCGCTGTAAATGGGAACACCATCAAGGAACAGAACGGCGGCACTTGAGGATTGTGCGAAATTGTTGATCGAGAGACCACGGATCACATACTGGCTGCTTGCACGGTCCTGCCGTCCGGTACCGCCGAAGTCGGTATAGAACATGCCAGGCGTCATGCGCGACATTTCTTCCATGTTCTGCAGATTGTACTTATCAAGCTGAGCAGCACTCAGAGCCGTGATCGACAACGGCACGTCGAGCAATGTTTCGTCACGCTTACGCGCGGTCACCACAATTTCTTCCAGCGCAAGACTTTGAGCAGCTGTCTCTCCCGCGAACGCCATTAATGCCAGTGCACTTGTAAGTGTAAAGAATTTATTCTTGCTAAGCATGCTTAGCTTCCTCCCCAATTGTTCATACTCCCCAGGACCTAACACGCCGTGAGCACGTCACCCTAAGTTAAGTAATTTTAATGTCAAAATTCCGTGACGTTATATCCAATGCTTTCTGTGAAGTTAGCTATGCAAAATATTTATATGGTGATTCTTTAGCAATCAGCGGCGGCTCATCATCCGCTTTCTCTGCGGTTAAACGCCCTGAACGATAATGTTCATCAGGCGAAAGATAAAATTTCACACTCGGTGATAAGTATTTTTCATCACACAATTTGAAGAAGATTGCCTTACCGGAGACGATTATAAATCTCATCCGTGGAACTGGCGGGGCGCGTTTAATTGTAGGTTTAGGACATCTTAAGTCAGCTAGCCGATGCAATCATTACGCTTGCGATTCATGTTATTTTTTCACCCAGCTCGCCGGATTAGCAACATCACCGACACCGTCATAAACTGATGTCGCGGGGTATGGGAATATTCTGCGCCCTGTCACAATGGTGTCCGGGTCTAATGGGTGAGCGATATAATTGAACGGTTCCGCTGTTGTACCGTACACATCGAGACTTTCCGGCGCTTTATCGTCTTCGACCCAGCGCTCGAGAGCATCCAGATAATCTGCGGTATTTACACCGTTCCCGCCACGGCAATGGTCCATGCCAGGCATTAAGAACAAGCGGAGAAAGTCTGGCACTACGTCTTCACCAAAAGCGTCCACCTGGGCATTGTAAACATAGAAAGAGGACGCGGGAGTGGCGTCCGTATCGGTCCAGCCATGATAAAGAATGACCTTACCGCCCCTGTTAATATAGGTCTCAAGATTTTTTCCATCAGGACCGAAGTCTAGAAGTCCACCAACTGGGCTGCCTGACGCACCGTGTTTGGCGTAATCAAAATCTGCCAAGGTCGCGTCGGGACCGATCTTGCGTTCAACCGTAAACTGGGCGCTTCCGGCACGTCGCGGTCCACGGTCTCCAGTGCCGATGAACCCTGCAATCCAATCCCGCTCAGAACCTTTGGTGTAGCCAAGAGCGTAAAAGGGAGAGCCATCGGCACGGCGGGCACCGTCATAGATTTTGTTGGCTGCATCGATTTGTTCTGCAGTTAAACAGCGATCTGTTTGTGAACCTTCACAACGCAATGAGTCCGGTTTGAAGGTGCAACTCAAAGGATCGCCGACGACGCCATCCTGAACACCATCATCCATGTCACAACGCTGCAGCACTGATTCGGCAAGAAGTGTGATCGCATCGACCGTTAAAATGGGGGTTCCGTCCGCACGGGTATTCGAAGCATAGGCAAAAACATTATGCGGTGTAACCATCTGAGCCGCCGGAGCGCCAGCAATGACGCCATCATAATCATCAGGATACATCAGAGCTTCGGTTAAACCTTGACGCCCACCGGTCGAACAGCCGCGAAAGTATGCGTAGTCTTGGGCGCGGTCATAAGCTGCCGCAATAATAGCTTTTGTGAGAAGCGTTGCGCGGTGCGTCGCGCGATGCTGCCACTCTTCAACCAATTCTTCGTTGAACGTCCACTCCCGCGGGTCTTCACCCGGCGCGAGGCTATGGCCCATATCTGTTGTGGCTACCACATAGTTACGCGATAGGGCGTCGGCACCCTGGTTGGTGCGGATCACACCGCAAAGACCGCCGCATCCGGTAAAGAGTAGGCGGCCATTCCAGTCCGATATAGGCAACTGGATTTCAACACCTGTGGAAGGGGCGATGGTCGCCAATATATGGCAGTGCGCAGGCTGCCCATCTCCACCGTTCGAGACAACCGCCGCTTTGGTTATTGACACGGGGGCACCAACAGCAGGGTTGAAATCTTTCCCAGCAAGAGCTTCACAGGACATTGTAGCCAAAGCAGCAGCGTTAGAAACAGCCATTTGAGCAAAGCACACTAGAAAGACCGCGAAGAAGGTGTTTGTTTTAAGTCGTTTCATTGATGTCTCTCACTCAGGCATAATATTTCTATTTTATTTTCAAAGGACCGTAGTGCGTTGGACCGCTATATGGGTTCGCATTATCGCACAAATTTTCCATCCTTGAGCCAAACCTCACCATCAATTGTAACGATGCAATCAATAAGAAGATCGCGCCATCGTAAATAACGCCCTGTGACAACTCCACTCCTAATAACCTTATTGTTGATAGCAGTTTGCTATACATTTACACACCCATCGTCTGCCCTCAACAGATCACCTGCATCCATACTTTTGAGCAGGATTGGTATTGGCAAAGTTAGTCCCTTGGGTCCCTGCAAGTTGATACAACATATAGGCAACCGCACTGTTGTGATCGACGCCAAGACCTTGGTTGTACATGCCGCTCTGATTATCAATGCCTGCAGCATTTTCTTGCTCTGCGGCAAGACGTTCAGGCGTCTTACTCAGAGCCAGAATTGCCAAAAGAAAAGCATTGCCAATGGGATCACATTAATCGGATTATAGACGATCATTGCCTGTCTCAAGCGGATGAGGCTTTCGAAAAGGACAGTGCAGACTCAGGCGTCGCGTATACTCAGTCTCTCGGGAATCTCTAATCCCTGAAGTAATCACCTTCTAAAATTTTTGGTGATTGAACATTGAAGCCAATGAGTTTAACCACGAACCACTATGACAATTAGAAATTTTAACGCCCTTTTTCGTTCACAATCTATTGCCGTGATTGGCGCATCAAATAGGCCGCGCAGCGTCGGCCAGGTTGTGATGAGAAACTTGTTAGCTGGTGGTTTTTCTGGACCGATTATGCCGGTTAATCCGCGCCACAAATCGGTGGCTGGAGTGTTTGCCTATCCAGATGTGGAGCATCTCCCGACTACCCCTGACTTGGCCGTCATTTGTACTCCGCCGCAAGCCGTTCCAGACGTCATCAAGGCCCTTGCTAACCGTGGAACCAAAGCAGCGATCATTCTGACAGCCGGCTTGTCCGCACAACAAGACGGTACCGACACGTCGCTTATACAAGCCACGCTCGAGGCAGCACAGCCGCATCTCATGCGTATATTAGGTCCAAACTGCGTGGGATTGATTATTCCTGAGTTAGGGCTAAATGCCAGTTTTGCTCAGGGCTCCATCGCATCGGGAAAGATTGCATTTGTTTCTCAGTCTGGAGCGTTAGCAACAAGCATTCTTGATTGGTCGAGAACAAAGAGAATAGGATTCTCTCATTTTATCTCTTTGGGTGAGGCTACCGACATCGACTTTGGAGACACCCTCGACTATCTTGCTAGTGACCCTAAGACTGACGCAATTCTGCTTTATATAGAAGCCATTACCGCGTCTCGTAAATTTATGTCTGCCGCACGGGCCGCGGCACGTAACAAGCCGGTAGTCGTGGTCAAAGCCGGACGCGCGCCGGAAGGGGCCCGTGCCGCAGCCTCGCATACTGGAGCTCTCGCCGCAGCAGATGACGTCTTCGATGCCGCGATACGCCGGGCGGGTATGCTCCGAGTTTACACGATTCATGAGCTATTTGATGCGGTTGAAACATTGGCGCGCGCTAAACCGCCGAGCGGCAACCGACTGGCTATTCTTACAAATGGCGGCGGACCTGGCGTGATGGCTGCAGACGCTCTGTCGCTAAGTGGCGGAACC encodes the following:
- a CDS encoding TonB-dependent receptor codes for the protein MLSKNKFFTLTSALALMAFAGETAAQSLALEEIVVTARKRDETLLDVPLSITALSAAQLDKYNLQNMEEMSRMTPGMFYTDFGGTGRQDRASSQYVIRGLSINNFAQSSSAAVLFLDGVPIYSGNTPGTLDIERIEVLKGPQTATFGRNTFSGAISVTTREPGDEWSGRAVAEYANYDTTRLGLSVEGPLVEDKVSFRLSGEHRNEGAQYQSSSTSQPLGGQTTSSLWGTLKFTPSEQLEIRAVGNLYKYRDNPGAHIRFIAEDHTCDVDGDGDFDWFCGTVPEASDNDSHARFVDQRWLDLTVPALQFGDFNTKPGLKSINYHANLQVAYTLENDVTLEATTGYNRTKDANIQQEWSNENFVNPFAAGNPALRPDSFWLYSLEGEASDFSQEVRISSAGDDRLRWSIGGNYLYFSDVGAVIGDVSLGAPLVLPGARRQTNTYSAFASVYYDVTDDFEVGLEGRYQTDKIKDSPRFWATDAAGPGTPVEGKWNVFTPRVSLKYNVSDDTMIFALWARGSRPGAFNSNLSPGGLAPGVAEAVEAATGASLEVEQETLDSFDVGIKSKFMDGRGTVTLTAYTGSISDAQTPQSITLLQPSLFIGTVLTNLGKTNMKGIEFETSFQVTDEFNVSAAYSINDTTIKRGLDLSVASISADTDVVGNRLEQAPRTQGFINGTYTSALNSSMDWYMGADLLYIGGKYITRANLLNTGSQYLLNARIGIDMADMRIELWGKNILGDETPDQAQKAFDYQTFTPTALNIALPKKTTYGLRMNYNF
- a CDS encoding tannase/feruloyl esterase family alpha/beta hydrolase — its product is MKRLKTNTFFAVFLVCFAQMAVSNAAALATMSCEALAGKDFNPAVGAPVSITKAAVVSNGGDGQPAHCHILATIAPSTGVEIQLPISDWNGRLLFTGCGGLCGVIRTNQGADALSRNYVVATTDMGHSLAPGEDPREWTFNEELVEEWQHRATHRATLLTKAIIAAAYDRAQDYAYFRGCSTGGRQGLTEALMYPDDYDGVIAGAPAAQMVTPHNVFAYASNTRADGTPILTVDAITLLAESVLQRCDMDDGVQDGVVGDPLSCTFKPDSLRCEGSQTDRCLTAEQIDAANKIYDGARRADGSPFYALGYTKGSERDWIAGFIGTGDRGPRRAGSAQFTVERKIGPDATLADFDYAKHGASGSPVGGLLDFGPDGKNLETYINRGGKVILYHGWTDTDATPASSFYVYNAQVDAFGEDVVPDFLRLFLMPGMDHCRGGNGVNTADYLDALERWVEDDKAPESLDVYGTTAEPFNYIAHPLDPDTIVTGRRIFPYPATSVYDGVGDVANPASWVKK